In Truepera sp., the sequence CGGCTGCTCGGGCGAGCGGCTCGCGGCCACCCGACCCAGGCCGCGCAAGGCGCTCATAAGTAGCGCTTCCGGCGCCCCGGGCCCCGGGTGGCTCGCGATCTCGCCCCTCGAACCGCGTCACCGTATATGCGGCCCGGTGACCACTCTGGAGTTGACGCTGAGCCAGATGCAGCCGTACACTCATCCAGTTACGGCGGTCAAGTGGCGCGCCGCGCCCCGCGAGTCGCCGAACGCTCTGGAGGCCGGATAGTGGGCATGAACCGCGAGGACGTCATCACACTGCTGCGCGAGAACGACGTCAAGTTCCTTCGGCTGCAGTTCACCGACATCCATGGCCGCAACAAGAACGTCGAGGTTCCCACCTCCCAGTTCTCGAAGGCCCTGGACGGCGAGATAATGTTCGACGGCTCCTCCGTGCAGGGCTTCACCCGCATAGAAGAGTCCGACATGTTGCTGCGCCCGCAGTTCGACACCTTCTTACTGCTGCCCCCAGCCATCGAGGGCGCCGTGCGTGGCCAGGTCGCGCGCATCATCTGCAAAGTGCACCAGCCGGACGGGACGCCCTTCGAGGGCGACCCACGCCGGGTCCTCGAGCGCCAGGTCGAGCGCTTGCAGGCGCTCGGCTACGACGACCTCTATGTGGGTGTCGAGCCCGAGTTCTACCTCTTCAAGCGCGGTGCCGATGGTGGCCCGACCACCGTCACCAACGACGGCGCCGGCTACTTCGACCTCGCCCCCGTGGACCGCGGCGAAGACGCCCGCCGCGACATGGTCAACGCACTCACGGAGCTCGGCTTCGAGATCGAGGCGGCCCACCACGAGGTCGGCCCGGGCCAGCACGAGATCGACTTCAAGTACGCCGAGGCGATCGCCACGGCCGACGCCATCCAGACCTTCCGCACCGTCGTCAAGCGCATCGCCATGAACCACGGCCTGCACGCCACGTTCATGCCGAAACCCGTTGCGGGGATCGCCGGCTCCGGCATGCACACCCACCTGA encodes:
- the glnA gene encoding type I glutamate--ammonia ligase — its product is MNREDVITLLRENDVKFLRLQFTDIHGRNKNVEVPTSQFSKALDGEIMFDGSSVQGFTRIEESDMLLRPQFDTFLLLPPAIEGAVRGQVARIICKVHQPDGTPFEGDPRRVLERQVERLQALGYDDLYVGVEPEFYLFKRGADGGPTTVTNDGAGYFDLAPVDRGEDARRDMVNALTELGFEIEAAHHEVGPGQHEIDFKYAEAIATADAIQTFRTVVKRIAMNHGLHATFMPKPVAGIAGSGMHTHLSTFKDGKNAFFDPKAPHQLSETAIHWIGGLLAHAPGMVAITNPTVNSYKRITPGHEAPTNIAWSVSNRSAMIRIPARRGNGTRTEMRMPDPSANPYLALAVMLAAGIDGLEKGLTPPPPIARNIYEMSVRDRRTHKIKELPANLREAVTNLRRDKVIVEALGDHVYRNFVAAKTLEFDDYRKAVHSWELERYLAEY